The following coding sequences lie in one Miscanthus floridulus cultivar M001 chromosome 9, ASM1932011v1, whole genome shotgun sequence genomic window:
- the LOC136481126 gene encoding tyrosine decarboxylase 1-like: MGSLPLDHALFYLNPDTFAEESTAVVDFLARYYRDIERYPVMALGAKPGSIRKVFPDAAPETGESMDRILDDVQRDVLPGQTHWQSPSFFAYFQANASGAGFAGEMLSAGLNVVPFMWKASPVATELEQVVVDWMAGLLGLPELFCFAGGGGGVLHGSTCEAVVCTLAAARDRAISRLGHAAILRMVVYASDQTHATFQKGARIVGIPPANFRVLHTTAESGYGLSADTVRAAVEEDVARGLVPLYLCATVGTTGLGAIDPVRELGQVARCYGMWLHIDAAYAGSAAICPEFRCHLDGAELADSVSMNPHKWFPTNMDCCCLWVADPTALTSALSTDPEYLKNVGSGGDVSPIDYKDWQIALSRRFRAIKLWVVLRRYGAAGMRNYIRRHVRMAEWFELAVVADERFEVVVPRNFSLVCFRLRLRLGIDDDAVDGLNRQLLAAVNASGRAFMTHFVMDGKFVIRLAVGGAMTEMRHVRDVWELLKEKANELVGGS, encoded by the exons ATGGGTAGCCTTCCACTGGACCACGCCCTTTTCTACCTAAACCCGGATACATTCGCCGAAGAATCGACCGCCGTGGTCGACTTCCTCGCCCGCTACTACCGCGACATCGAGCGGTACCCGGTCATGGCCCTCGGCGCCAAGCCAGGGTCCATCCGCAAGGTTTTCCCCGACGCGGCGCCCGAGACGGGCGAGTCCATGGACCGAATCCTTGACGACGTGCAGCGGGACGTCCTCCCGGGGCAGACGCACTGGCAGAGCCCCAGCTTCTTCGCCTACTTCCAAGCGAACGCGAGCGGCGCAGGGTTCGCCGGCGAGATGCTGTCGGCCGGCCTCAACGTCGTGCCATTCATGTGGAAGGCGTCGCCCGTGGCCACCGAGCTGGAGCAGGTCGTGGTGGACTGGATGGCCGGGCTCCTCGGACTGCCGGAGCTATTCTGCTTcgcgggaggcggcggcggcgtgctgcACGGGAGCACGTGCGAGGCCGTGGTGTGCACACTTGCCGCTGCGCGCGACCGTGCGATCAGCAGGCTCGGCCATGCTGCCATCCTTAGGATGGTCGTATACGCCTCCGACCAGACCCACGCCACCTTCCAGAAGGGTGCCAGGATCGTCGGCATCCCTCCGGCGAACTTCCGTGTCCTGCACACGACGGCGGAGTCCGGGTACGGCCTGAGTGCGGACACTGTCCGAGCAGCGGTCGAGGAGGACGTCGCCCGTGGACTGGTTCCTCTGTACCTGTGCGCTACCGTCGGCACGACTGGTCTCGGCGCCATTGACCCAGTCCGCGAGCTCGGTCAGGTGGCGCGCTGTTATG GAATGTGGCTGCACATCGACGCCGCGTACGCCGGCAGCGCGGCGATTTGCCCAGAGTTCAGGTGTCACctcgatggcgccgagctcgcgGACTCGGTGAGCATGAACCCACACAAGTGGTTCCCCACCAACATGGACTGCTGCTGCCTCTGGGTGGCAGACCCGACCGCCCTCACCAGCGCACTGTCCACTGACCCGGAGTACCTCAAGAACGTCGGCAGCGGCGGTGATGTGTCACCCATCGACTACAAGGACTGGCAGATCGCACTGTCACGACGCTTCCGCGCCATCAAGCTCTGGGTGGTGCTGCGGCGCTATGGAGCGGCGGGCATGCGCAACTACATCCGGAGGCATGTTCGGATGGCCGAGTGGTTCGAGCTCGCAGTGGTGGCGGACGAGCGCTTCGAAGTCGTGGTGCCGAGGAACTTCTCGCTGGTGTGCTTCCGTCTCCGCCTGCGGCTCGGGATCGATGATGACGCGGTGGATGGTCTGAACCGCCAGCTCCTTGCTGCTGTGAATGCGAGCGGGCGGGCGTTCATGACGCACTTCGTCATGGACGGCAAGTTCGTCATCCGGCTCGCCGTTGGCGGGGCCATGACCGAGATGCGCCATGTCCGGGACGTGTGGGAGCTTCTCAAGGAGAAGGCTAATGAATTGGTTGGGGGCTCATGA